One genomic window of Undibacterium cyanobacteriorum includes the following:
- a CDS encoding MBOAT family O-acyltransferase → MVFSSVSFLFYFLPIFLVLYVLNGALPWRNAVLLVASLIFYSWGEPQNLPLLLVYVIANYGFGLWLGHVQTKSFADGAVDGQKKWAQALPFALAIGFNLAGLLYYKYAHFALSNWQNFRSWLSGAALENVPEIALPLGISFFSFHAISYLVDVYRQKTKAERSFSALFTYIIMFPQLVAGPIVRFSTVARQLHHRRWSWWRAEIGVRFFCLGLAQKVLIANTVASVADQLFALPSAELSTPLAWLAAVSYTVQIYFDFAGYSLMAIGLGLMCGFSFPRNFHFPYIAQSITEFWRRWHMSLSRWFRDYVYIPLGGNRHGQARTLFNLFLVFVLCGLWHGANWTFVVWGIAHGVFLVIERLGLSSILAKLPRLIRHAYTLLMVILAWVLFRSNDLSQAAHFFTVMAGVSNETSALPVMAYCSTTFILTMLLAVVFATGWSKKIADRLNQSWPTAMTLIDRGFLLALLVLCAFSLASGAYNPFIYFRF, encoded by the coding sequence ATGGTCTTTAGTAGCGTTAGCTTCCTCTTCTATTTCCTCCCTATTTTCTTGGTGCTTTATGTGCTAAATGGTGCGCTGCCATGGCGCAATGCCGTGCTGTTGGTGGCAAGTTTGATTTTCTATAGCTGGGGTGAACCACAAAATCTTCCCCTGTTGCTAGTGTATGTGATTGCCAACTATGGATTTGGATTATGGTTGGGGCATGTGCAAACAAAATCGTTTGCCGATGGCGCGGTTGATGGCCAGAAGAAGTGGGCGCAAGCATTGCCTTTTGCTTTAGCAATTGGCTTTAATCTGGCGGGTTTGTTGTACTACAAATATGCACATTTTGCGCTCTCCAATTGGCAGAATTTTCGTTCATGGTTGAGCGGAGCAGCGCTTGAAAATGTGCCTGAAATCGCCTTGCCTTTAGGGATTTCCTTTTTCAGTTTTCATGCGATTTCCTACTTGGTTGACGTTTATCGTCAAAAGACCAAAGCAGAGCGAAGTTTCTCTGCGCTGTTCACCTACATCATCATGTTCCCGCAATTGGTCGCTGGTCCGATTGTTCGGTTCTCAACCGTAGCACGACAATTACACCATCGTCGTTGGAGTTGGTGGCGCGCCGAAATCGGGGTGCGTTTTTTCTGTTTAGGGCTTGCGCAAAAAGTCCTGATTGCCAATACCGTCGCCAGCGTTGCCGATCAATTATTCGCCTTGCCGAGTGCCGAATTGTCGACTCCTTTGGCGTGGTTAGCAGCAGTCTCTTATACCGTGCAAATCTATTTTGATTTTGCGGGGTATTCATTAATGGCGATTGGTTTGGGCTTGATGTGCGGTTTTAGTTTTCCGCGTAATTTTCATTTTCCTTACATTGCGCAATCGATCACGGAATTTTGGCGGCGCTGGCATATGAGTCTTTCTCGATGGTTCCGTGATTATGTGTACATCCCACTTGGAGGAAATCGTCACGGTCAAGCTCGCACCCTATTCAATTTGTTTTTAGTCTTTGTCTTGTGCGGTCTTTGGCATGGTGCGAATTGGACCTTTGTCGTTTGGGGCATCGCGCATGGCGTATTCCTCGTGATAGAAAGGCTGGGACTCAGTTCGATTTTGGCGAAGCTGCCACGTCTTATTCGGCATGCCTACACCTTGTTAATGGTCATCTTGGCGTGGGTTTTGTTTCGTTCTAATGACTTGAGCCAAGCAGCGCATTTCTTTACTGTGATGGCTGGCGTTTCGAACGAGACTTCGGCTTTACCTGTCATGGCGTATTGTTCCACTACTTTTATTTTGACGATGTTATTGGCGGTGGTGTTCGCGACGGGATGGTCGAAAAAAATTGCGGATCGTCTGAACCAATCTTGGCCCACTGCAATGACCCTCATCGACCGCGGGTTTCTGTTGGCTTTATTGGTGTTATGTGCGTTTAGTTTGGCGAGCGGGGCCTACAACCCCTTCATTTATTTCCGCTTTTGA
- a CDS encoding Lrp/AsnC family transcriptional regulator — protein MNQKIDQFDQKILQLLQDDARMSHAEIGRQVHLSQPAVSERIKRLESSNIIRGYRADINPKALGYDITAMIRVSTQQGRPYSQYVSDCPEIVDCYTVTGEDGAVMRVLARDVEHLQRIINELNAFGSTSTAIVLTTHVAGKAIAIPNPD, from the coding sequence ATGAATCAAAAAATCGATCAATTTGACCAAAAAATTTTGCAGTTATTGCAAGATGATGCACGTATGTCGCATGCCGAAATTGGTCGGCAAGTTCATTTGAGTCAACCGGCGGTTTCCGAACGGATTAAGCGTCTCGAAAGCAGCAATATCATTCGCGGTTATCGTGCGGATATTAATCCGAAGGCGCTTGGATATGACATTACCGCCATGATCCGTGTGTCAACGCAACAAGGCCGGCCATACTCGCAGTATGTGAGCGATTGCCCAGAAATTGTCGACTGCTATACCGTCACCGGTGAAGACGGTGCGGTCATGCGCGTATTGGCGCGTGATGTAGAGCACTTGCAGCGGATCATCAATGAGCTCAACGCTTTTGGTTCCACATCGACGGCAATCGTATTAACGACCCATGTCGCGGGAAAAGCCATCGCGATTCCTAATCCAGATTGA